From the Micromonospora lupini genome, one window contains:
- a CDS encoding ABC transporter permease, producing MSTLPAAPAATRTDRPTQPDRPGPPDRRLPALGGFAPAVLGIELRRVLRNRRTLAFTLIMPAVFFLIFGLPQRGQTLDNGRPVTAYVMISLAVYAAMVATTSAGGAVATERALGWSRQLRLTPLRPTAYVATKVATAMTLGLLAVVIEFVVGAAAGVRLPLDVWLLSGLAAWLGSLVFAAFGLFIGYLVPAENVMQFIGPILAVLAMFGGLFVPVEVLPHVLQQAAKFTPVYGMGELARAPLTGDGISMAGVANMVFWTLAFGIGAARLFRRDTARV from the coding sequence ATGTCCACCCTGCCGGCCGCCCCCGCCGCCACCCGCACCGACCGACCCACCCAGCCCGACCGACCCGGCCCGCCCGACCGCCGGCTGCCCGCCCTGGGTGGCTTCGCCCCGGCCGTTCTCGGCATCGAGCTGCGCCGCGTGCTGCGCAACCGCCGCACCCTCGCCTTCACGCTGATCATGCCGGCTGTCTTCTTCCTCATCTTCGGCCTCCCGCAGCGGGGGCAGACGCTTGACAACGGCCGGCCCGTGACGGCGTACGTCATGATCAGCCTCGCCGTGTACGCGGCGATGGTGGCGACCACGAGCGCGGGCGGCGCGGTGGCCACCGAGCGGGCGTTGGGTTGGAGCCGGCAGCTACGGCTCACCCCGCTGCGCCCGACCGCATACGTGGCGACGAAGGTGGCCACCGCGATGACCCTCGGCCTGCTCGCGGTCGTCATCGAGTTCGTGGTGGGCGCCGCGGCCGGCGTCCGTCTCCCGCTGGACGTCTGGCTGCTGTCCGGGCTCGCCGCGTGGCTCGGCTCGCTGGTCTTCGCCGCGTTCGGTCTGTTCATCGGCTACCTGGTGCCGGCCGAGAACGTCATGCAGTTCATCGGGCCGATCCTGGCGGTGCTGGCCATGTTCGGCGGGCTGTTCGTGCCGGTCGAGGTGCTGCCGCACGTGCTCCAGCAGGCCGCGAAGTTCACCCCGGTGTACGGCATGGGTGAGCTGGCCCGCGCCCCGCTGACCGGCGACGGGATCAGCATGGCCGGGGTGGCCAACATGGTCTTCTGGACCCTGGCCTTCGGCATCGGCGCGGCCCGGCTGTTCCGCCGGGACACCGCTCGGGTCTGA
- a CDS encoding ABC transporter ATP-binding protein, with protein sequence MTSTHPAVELNGLTKTFGTVTAVDGLSLRVQPGEVVAFLGPNGAGKTTTIDMLLGLARPDAGTVRVLGGTADEAVARGRIAAVLQTGGLLKDLTVGETVRMTAHFYRHTRPAAEVLERAGIADIADRIVGRCSGGQQQRLRFALALLPDPDLMVLDEPTTGMDVEGRRDFWQALRRDARDGRTVIFATHYLDEADAYADRIVLVRQGRIVADGTTAEIKNLAAGRTVRATLPGADQAALAALPGVDAVEIRGDSVLVRTGDSDAIARHLLTRTAARDVEITSRNLEDAFLALTTERIGA encoded by the coding sequence ATGACCAGTACGCATCCGGCCGTCGAGCTGAACGGCCTCACCAAGACCTTCGGTACGGTCACCGCGGTCGACGGGCTGAGCCTGCGGGTGCAGCCCGGCGAGGTGGTGGCGTTCCTCGGCCCCAACGGGGCGGGCAAGACCACCACCATCGACATGCTGCTCGGCCTGGCCCGCCCGGACGCGGGCACGGTCCGCGTTCTGGGCGGCACCGCCGACGAGGCGGTGGCCCGGGGTCGGATCGCCGCCGTACTCCAGACCGGCGGACTGCTCAAGGACCTCACCGTGGGCGAGACCGTGCGGATGACCGCCCACTTCTACCGGCACACCCGCCCGGCTGCCGAGGTGCTGGAGCGCGCCGGCATCGCCGACATCGCCGACCGGATCGTGGGGCGGTGCTCCGGCGGCCAGCAGCAGCGGCTGCGTTTCGCGTTGGCCCTCCTGCCGGACCCGGACCTGATGGTGCTCGACGAGCCGACGACGGGGATGGACGTCGAGGGTCGCCGGGACTTCTGGCAGGCCCTGCGCCGCGACGCCCGCGACGGCAGGACTGTCATCTTCGCCACCCACTACCTGGACGAGGCGGACGCGTACGCCGACCGGATCGTGCTGGTCCGGCAGGGACGGATCGTCGCCGACGGCACCACCGCGGAGATCAAGAACCTGGCCGCCGGCCGTACGGTGCGGGCCACCCTGCCCGGCGCCGACCAGGCGGCGCTGGCCGCGCTGCCCGGCGTGGACGCCGTGGAGATACGCGGCGACAGCGTGCTGGTGCGTACCGGCGACTCGGACGCGATCGCCCGCCACCTGCTCACCCGGACCGCCGCCCGGGACGTGGAGATCACCTCCCGCAACCTCGAGGACGCCTTCCTCGCCCTGACCACCGAGCGCATCGGAGCCTGA
- a CDS encoding alpha/beta hydrolase, with protein sequence MGATPQGRVDTVVLIHGLWMTPRSWQGWIERFTARGMHVIAPAWPGMDRSVEQLRDDPTPIAQQSMATIVAHYDRIIRALPRPPIIMGHSFGGLFAQVLADRGLGAAAVGVHPAAVKGVLKVPLSQLRSGFPILRSPANRSRAVPFTADDFAYAFGNTMSRADSDRAWQRYAVPGAGRVFFEGAFANLDPRSPARVDVGRDDRAPLLLMAGGEDHVVPASVVRTNAGLYQKSRALTAYEEFPGRSHFTVGQDGWEQIADYALDWALRAAALPREATVASEAPRR encoded by the coding sequence ATGGGTGCCACGCCGCAGGGCCGGGTCGACACGGTCGTACTGATCCACGGACTCTGGATGACCCCACGCAGCTGGCAGGGGTGGATCGAACGGTTCACCGCGCGCGGCATGCACGTCATCGCCCCCGCCTGGCCCGGGATGGATCGGTCCGTGGAGCAGTTGCGCGACGATCCCACCCCGATCGCCCAGCAGAGCATGGCCACGATCGTGGCGCACTACGACCGGATCATCCGGGCGCTCCCCCGACCGCCGATCATCATGGGGCACTCGTTCGGTGGCCTGTTCGCGCAGGTCCTCGCGGATCGGGGCCTGGGCGCGGCGGCGGTGGGGGTGCATCCCGCGGCGGTGAAGGGGGTGCTCAAGGTGCCGCTGAGCCAGCTGCGCTCCGGCTTCCCCATCCTGCGCAGCCCCGCCAACCGGAGCAGGGCCGTCCCGTTCACCGCCGACGACTTCGCCTACGCCTTCGGCAACACGATGAGCCGCGCGGACTCCGACCGGGCCTGGCAGCGCTACGCCGTCCCCGGCGCCGGTCGGGTGTTCTTCGAGGGCGCGTTCGCCAACCTCGACCCGCGCTCACCCGCCCGCGTCGACGTCGGGCGCGACGACCGCGCGCCGCTGCTGCTGATGGCCGGCGGAGAGGACCACGTGGTGCCGGCGTCGGTGGTCCGGACCAACGCGGGGCTCTACCAGAAGTCCCGGGCACTCACCGCGTACGAGGAGTTCCCCGGCCGGTCGCACTTCACGGTCGGGCAGGACGGCTGGGAACAGATCGCCGACTACGCGCTGGACTGGGCGCTGCGCGCGGCGGCGCTGCCCCGGGAGGCGACAGTCGCCAGCGAAGCCCCTCGCCGCTGA
- a CDS encoding type II toxin-antitoxin system VapC family toxin, whose amino-acid sequence MNGLVLDTSALLAYASGASVEPGAILTLAEEDPAQEVWIPALCLGQAQLELAGTPAVHLLDLLLSAERDIRVAVYDAPTSRRVARIAARFDVPPDVAHAVATAVLYRCYLVTRDPKRVVPAAPPDLEILDISLGWS is encoded by the coding sequence GTGAACGGTCTGGTCCTGGACACCTCCGCCCTGCTCGCCTACGCCTCCGGCGCCAGCGTCGAACCGGGAGCGATCCTGACCCTCGCCGAGGAGGACCCGGCGCAGGAGGTGTGGATTCCGGCGCTCTGCCTGGGGCAGGCGCAGCTCGAGCTGGCTGGCACGCCGGCCGTACACCTGCTCGACCTGCTCCTCAGCGCGGAACGGGACATCAGGGTCGCGGTGTACGACGCGCCGACCAGTCGACGGGTGGCCCGGATCGCGGCGCGCTTCGATGTTCCACCGGATGTCGCGCATGCCGTGGCGACCGCGGTCCTGTACCGCTGCTACCTGGTCACCCGTGATCCCAAGCGGGTCGTCCCGGCAGCCCCGCCGGATCTGGAGATCCTCGACATCTCGCTGGGCTGGAGCTGA
- a CDS encoding type II toxin-antitoxin system VapB family antitoxin has translation MSRAYLDVDDELLAEAGEILGTTTTKATVNGALKAVVDRDKRWQFADWLKSGGLPDLTGPVGTAE, from the coding sequence ATGAGCCGGGCCTATCTTGATGTCGATGACGAACTACTGGCCGAAGCCGGCGAGATCCTCGGCACCACAACGACGAAGGCCACCGTCAACGGTGCCCTCAAGGCAGTCGTCGACCGGGACAAGCGGTGGCAGTTTGCCGACTGGCTCAAGAGCGGCGGGCTGCCCGATCTGACCGGCCCCGTCGGCACCGCTGAGTGA
- a CDS encoding site-2 protease family protein, which yields MRASFRLGRIAGVPVGVNWSVLVIFALIAWGLAANQFPRSYPDRSPVAYTLAGLAAAVVFFVGLLAHEVSHAVVAQRNGLTVDGITLWLFGGVAELRGEPRDPGAELRIAGVGPLVSLLLGAFFGAIAALLALAGQTGLLFGAVAWLAGINVLLAVFNVLPAAPLDGGRLLRAAVWKATGDRNRASVVAARAGWVLGALLIGLGLWQFLSGVGFGGLWLALIGWFLIGAAGTEERQARAGSALRGIRVADVMTPQPQTASADMTVADFVDHYLFAYRHSALPLTEGGRPSGLVTLDRVRGVPADKRTSTTLAEVACRADQLVLARSGEQLNDLLPRLSECADGRALVVSDDGLLTGIVSPSDISRAVQRGSLRTPVGQRGK from the coding sequence ATGAGGGCCAGTTTCCGGCTTGGCCGGATCGCGGGGGTGCCGGTCGGCGTCAACTGGAGCGTTCTGGTCATCTTCGCGCTTATCGCGTGGGGCCTGGCTGCGAACCAGTTCCCCCGCTCGTACCCCGACCGCTCGCCCGTGGCGTACACCCTCGCCGGTCTCGCCGCGGCGGTGGTCTTCTTCGTCGGCCTGCTCGCCCACGAGGTGTCGCACGCCGTGGTGGCCCAGCGCAACGGGCTGACAGTCGACGGCATCACGCTCTGGCTGTTCGGCGGGGTGGCCGAGCTGAGGGGCGAGCCGCGCGACCCCGGCGCGGAGCTGCGGATCGCGGGCGTCGGTCCGCTGGTCAGCCTGCTGCTCGGGGCGTTCTTCGGCGCCATCGCGGCGCTGCTCGCGCTGGCCGGGCAGACCGGGCTGCTGTTCGGGGCGGTGGCCTGGCTGGCCGGCATCAACGTGCTGCTGGCGGTCTTCAACGTGCTCCCGGCCGCGCCGCTGGACGGCGGTCGGCTGCTGCGGGCGGCGGTGTGGAAGGCCACCGGCGACCGGAACCGGGCGTCCGTGGTCGCCGCCCGGGCCGGCTGGGTGCTCGGCGCGCTGCTCATCGGCCTCGGGCTGTGGCAGTTCCTGTCCGGGGTCGGCTTCGGTGGGCTCTGGCTGGCACTGATCGGCTGGTTCCTGATCGGCGCCGCCGGGACCGAGGAGCGGCAGGCCCGCGCCGGAAGCGCGCTGCGCGGAATCCGGGTCGCCGACGTGATGACGCCGCAGCCGCAGACGGCCTCGGCGGACATGACCGTCGCCGACTTCGTCGACCACTACCTGTTCGCGTACCGGCATTCGGCGCTGCCGCTCACCGAGGGGGGCCGGCCGAGCGGACTGGTCACCCTGGACCGGGTGCGGGGCGTACCGGCCGACAAGCGGACGTCGACCACGCTTGCCGAGGTGGCCTGCCGGGCCGACCAGTTGGTCCTCGCGCGGTCGGGGGAGCAGCTCAACGACCTGCTGCCCCGGCTCAGCGAGTGCGCCGACGGCCGCGCCCTGGTGGTGAGCGACGACGGCCTGCTCACCGGCATCGTCTCCCCCAGCGACATCAGCCGTGCCGTTCAGCGCGGCAGCCTGCGCACCCCCGTCGGTCAGCGGGGGAAGTAG
- a CDS encoding D-arabinono-1,4-lactone oxidase, producing the protein MTAQGQHLTSSTDVPRRNWAGNVRYAAREFHSPSTVDEVRRLVAGSSRIRAVGTGHSFNRLGDTTGDLVSLAGLPPTIEVDRERLRVTVAGALRYGDVAQHLHTQGYALANLASLPHISVAGAVATATHGSGPTHGNLATSVAALELVTADGDLTRVDRDTDGDTFAGMVVGLGALGLVTRVTLDLVPAFELRQYVRLDLAAEALDEAFDSAYSVSVFTDWRTPRLREVWRKQLADQPPPDADWLGTTAADQPRHPVLGMPAENCTPQLGEPGPWHERLPHFKLGFTPSSGDELQSEYNLPRTAAAEALAALAEVAHLIAPVLQVCELRTVAADELWLSPNHRRDSFVVHFTWVDDADAVLPVLAEVEDRLAPFAPRPHWGKVFVTDPTELAARYPRHADFAALLTRLDPTGTFRTDLLDRYFPR; encoded by the coding sequence ATGACCGCGCAGGGACAGCACCTGACGTCGAGCACCGACGTGCCGCGCCGCAACTGGGCCGGCAACGTGCGCTACGCCGCCCGGGAGTTCCACAGCCCCAGCACAGTCGACGAGGTGCGCCGGCTGGTCGCCGGCAGCTCCCGGATCCGCGCGGTGGGCACCGGACACTCCTTCAACCGCCTCGGCGACACCACCGGAGACCTGGTCTCGCTCGCCGGGCTGCCCCCGACGATCGAGGTCGACCGCGAGCGCCTGCGGGTCACCGTCGCCGGGGCGCTGCGCTACGGCGACGTCGCCCAACACCTGCACACACAGGGGTACGCGCTGGCCAACCTCGCCTCGCTGCCGCACATCTCGGTCGCCGGCGCGGTGGCCACCGCCACCCACGGCTCCGGCCCCACCCACGGCAACCTGGCCACCTCGGTCGCCGCCCTGGAGCTGGTCACCGCCGACGGGGACCTGACGCGCGTGGACCGCGACACCGACGGCGACACGTTCGCCGGCATGGTGGTCGGGCTCGGCGCGCTCGGCCTGGTCACGCGGGTCACCCTGGACCTGGTGCCGGCGTTCGAGCTGCGCCAGTACGTACGCCTCGACCTTGCTGCCGAGGCGCTGGACGAGGCGTTCGACTCGGCGTACAGCGTGAGCGTGTTCACCGACTGGCGTACGCCGCGTCTGCGCGAGGTGTGGCGCAAGCAGCTCGCGGACCAGCCGCCACCGGACGCGGACTGGCTCGGCACCACGGCCGCCGACCAGCCGCGACACCCGGTGCTCGGCATGCCTGCGGAGAACTGCACCCCGCAGCTCGGTGAGCCGGGTCCGTGGCACGAGCGGTTGCCGCACTTCAAGCTCGGCTTCACCCCGAGCAGCGGTGACGAACTCCAGTCCGAGTACAACCTGCCGCGTACGGCGGCGGCCGAGGCGCTCGCCGCGCTGGCCGAGGTGGCGCACCTGATCGCCCCGGTGTTGCAGGTCTGCGAGCTGCGGACGGTGGCTGCCGACGAGCTGTGGCTCAGCCCCAACCACAGGCGGGACAGCTTCGTGGTCCACTTCACCTGGGTCGACGACGCCGACGCGGTGCTGCCGGTGCTTGCCGAGGTGGAGGACCGGCTGGCGCCGTTCGCGCCCCGCCCGCACTGGGGCAAGGTCTTCGTCACCGACCCGACCGAGCTGGCCGCCCGCTACCCCCGGCACGCCGACTTCGCCGCTCTGCTGACCCGCCTGGACCCGACCGGCACGTTCCGCACCGACCTGCTGGACCGCTACTTCCCCCGCTGA
- a CDS encoding LLM class F420-dependent oxidoreductase, producing the protein MELRIFTEPQQGASYDQLLAVARRAEDAGFGAFFRSDHYLRMGAGSGDPGPTDAWTTLAGLARDTSRIRLGTLMTAATFRLPGPLAITVAQVDQMSGGRVELGIGTGWYADEHTAYGIPFPALGERFDRLEEQLAVITGLWSTPAGERFDHAGRYYPVSDSPALPKPVQQPRPPILLGGMGPKRTPRLAARYADEFNLPFASAADSTAQFERVRAACAEIGRDPADLVWSNALVLCCGRDDAEVARRAAAIGREPDELRANGLAGTPDEVLETIGRYAKIGSQRLYLQVLDLTDLDHLDLVASEVMANL; encoded by the coding sequence ATGGAACTGCGGATCTTCACCGAGCCCCAGCAGGGCGCCAGCTACGACCAGTTGCTCGCGGTGGCCCGCCGCGCCGAGGACGCCGGCTTCGGCGCGTTCTTCCGGTCCGACCACTACCTCAGGATGGGCGCCGGGAGCGGCGATCCCGGCCCCACCGACGCGTGGACCACGCTCGCCGGACTGGCGCGCGACACCAGCCGCATCCGGCTCGGCACCCTGATGACCGCCGCCACCTTCCGGCTGCCCGGCCCGCTGGCGATCACCGTGGCGCAGGTCGACCAGATGAGCGGCGGCCGGGTGGAGCTGGGCATCGGCACCGGCTGGTACGCCGACGAGCACACCGCGTACGGCATCCCGTTCCCGGCGCTGGGCGAGCGGTTCGACCGGCTGGAGGAGCAGCTCGCGGTCATCACCGGGCTGTGGTCCACGCCGGCGGGGGAGCGGTTCGACCACGCCGGACGGTACTACCCGGTCAGCGACTCCCCGGCCCTGCCCAAGCCGGTCCAGCAGCCCCGCCCGCCGATCCTGCTCGGCGGGATGGGCCCGAAGCGCACGCCCCGGTTGGCCGCCCGCTACGCCGACGAGTTCAACCTGCCGTTCGCCTCGGCGGCGGACTCGACGGCCCAGTTCGAGCGGGTCCGCGCGGCGTGCGCCGAGATCGGTCGGGACCCCGCCGACCTGGTCTGGTCAAACGCCCTGGTCCTCTGCTGCGGGCGCGACGACGCCGAGGTGGCCCGCCGGGCCGCCGCCATCGGCCGCGAGCCGGACGAGCTGCGGGCCAACGGTCTCGCCGGCACGCCCGACGAGGTCCTGGAGACCATCGGCCGGTACGCGAAGATCGGCAGCCAGCGGCTCTACCTCCAGGTGCTGGACCTGACCGACCTGGACCACCTCGACCTGGTCGCCAGCGAGGTCATGGCCAACCTCTGA
- a CDS encoding GntG family PLP-dependent aldolase: protein MIELRSDTFTLPTQAMRDAMARAPLGDDVYAEDPTVRELEELAASTLGKQAACLTPSGTMANLATIMAHAPRGAAMLVGVESDIYIYEAGGAAVCGGVTYLPVPNQPDGRLLLTDLAAGFPEDPDDPQFAVPALICLENTQNRCGGMILPPTYLAEVRRFADERGVPVHLDGARIFNAAVGSGVDVAEIARHADSVQFCLSKGLGAPIGSVVVGDADLIERVRRVRKMLGGGMRQAGIIAAAGIIAIREHGRLAEDHANARRLADGLATIDGIEVDPASVQTNIVMFRVPEHRLTRARFLAEAHAAGVALAELGHGRVRAVTHSGVAGADVDRALTVIDAVLKGS from the coding sequence GTGATCGAGCTGCGTAGCGACACCTTCACCCTGCCCACCCAGGCGATGCGCGACGCGATGGCCCGAGCGCCACTCGGCGACGACGTGTACGCCGAGGACCCGACCGTCCGCGAGCTGGAGGAGCTTGCCGCGTCCACGTTGGGCAAGCAGGCCGCCTGCCTGACCCCGAGCGGCACCATGGCCAACCTGGCAACGATCATGGCGCACGCGCCGCGCGGCGCGGCCATGCTCGTGGGCGTGGAGAGCGACATCTACATCTACGAGGCCGGCGGCGCGGCGGTCTGCGGCGGGGTGACGTACCTGCCGGTGCCGAATCAGCCCGACGGCCGGCTGCTGCTGACCGACCTGGCCGCCGGGTTCCCCGAGGACCCGGACGACCCGCAGTTCGCCGTGCCCGCCCTGATCTGCCTGGAGAACACGCAGAACCGCTGCGGCGGGATGATCCTGCCGCCGACCTACCTGGCCGAGGTCCGCCGGTTCGCCGACGAGCGCGGGGTGCCGGTGCACCTCGACGGCGCGCGGATCTTCAACGCGGCGGTCGGGTCGGGCGTCGACGTCGCCGAGATCGCCCGGCACGCCGACTCGGTGCAGTTCTGCCTCTCCAAGGGACTCGGCGCACCGATCGGCTCGGTGGTGGTCGGCGACGCCGACCTCATCGAACGGGTGCGTCGGGTCCGCAAGATGCTCGGCGGCGGAATGCGTCAGGCAGGCATCATCGCGGCGGCCGGCATCATCGCCATCCGCGAGCACGGCCGGCTGGCCGAGGACCACGCGAACGCCCGCCGGCTCGCCGATGGGCTCGCCACCATCGACGGGATCGAGGTCGACCCGGCGTCCGTGCAGACGAACATCGTCATGTTCCGGGTGCCGGAGCACCGGTTGACCCGGGCGCGGTTCCTCGCCGAGGCACACGCCGCCGGGGTGGCGCTCGCCGAGTTGGGACACGGCAGGGTCCGCGCGGTCACCCACTCGGGAGTGGCCGGCGCGGACGTCGACCGCGCGCTCACGGTGATCGACGCGGTGCTCAAGGGTTCCTGA
- a CDS encoding pyridoxal-phosphate dependent enzyme, with protein sequence MRFDQVSDAIGHTPLVRLRMPCAPAVEVYAKLESQNLYGMKDRVARAMILEARRLGVLADGDPVVESSSGTMALGVALVGRSLGHPVHIVTDPRIDRVTLAKLRALGCEVHVVSAMTSHGWQSARIERLEELLAGLPGAFWPQQYSNPDNPGAYRWLADELLADLGPFDVLVGSVGSGGSLCGSSRALRRSLPDLRVVGVDCVGSMLFGQPDQPGRLQSGLGNSLLPRNLDRRLVDEVHWLNDHEAFVATRELAREQQIFAGNTSGSVYRVLHDVARRTPPGGRVVGIFPDRGDRYADTVYDDDYWAATGLTALPLAAEPAVVEPDTVVTSWSRAVLAPPTGRRYLLFVESNTTGTGMLALRRAADLGFDPVLLTADPTRYAGLGDTAAEVAVCDTGSVPALRAFVQARYRRDELAGVTSTSDFFVPAVAELAGWLGLPGNPVDAVLSCRDKGRLRTTLDAAGVRQPRHVLVEESPDDTLAGRVAAAVDQVGLPCVVKPVDDSGSNGVRLCATAAEALAQAERVLAVRHNVRGLPTARRVLVEEYLEGPEVSVELFGTGDAQHCLGITDKQVDRPPHFVERRHVFPAGLSPALATEVVDLVRRALAAVGMSVGATHSEVRLTPAGPALIEINPRPAGGMIPELIRAATGVELLDQQLRAATGLPVTLTPTRKGYAGIRFLTADRTGALAGVDGVDRAERCAGVLRVTVTARAGTRVRPPENAYDRVGHVIAVGDDAGQVLTALAEASDLLTVRVDVP encoded by the coding sequence ATGCGCTTCGACCAGGTCAGCGACGCCATCGGCCACACTCCGCTGGTCCGGCTGCGGATGCCCTGCGCGCCGGCCGTCGAGGTGTACGCGAAGCTCGAGTCGCAGAACCTGTACGGGATGAAGGACCGGGTCGCCCGCGCCATGATCCTCGAGGCCCGCCGGTTGGGTGTGCTCGCCGACGGCGACCCGGTGGTGGAGAGTTCGTCGGGCACGATGGCCCTCGGGGTGGCCCTGGTCGGCCGGTCGCTCGGGCACCCGGTGCACATCGTCACCGACCCCCGGATCGACCGGGTGACCCTGGCGAAGCTGCGTGCGCTCGGCTGCGAGGTGCACGTCGTGTCGGCGATGACGTCGCACGGCTGGCAGAGCGCCCGCATCGAGCGGCTGGAGGAGCTGCTCGCCGGGCTGCCCGGGGCGTTCTGGCCGCAGCAGTACAGCAATCCGGACAATCCCGGTGCGTACCGGTGGCTGGCCGACGAGCTGCTCGCCGACCTCGGCCCGTTCGACGTGCTGGTCGGTTCGGTGGGCAGCGGGGGATCGCTCTGCGGCAGCTCCCGGGCGCTGCGCCGCAGCCTGCCCGACCTGCGGGTGGTCGGGGTGGACTGCGTGGGCAGCATGCTGTTCGGCCAACCGGACCAGCCTGGGCGTCTGCAGAGCGGGCTGGGCAACAGTCTCCTGCCGAGGAACCTGGACCGCCGGCTGGTCGACGAGGTGCACTGGCTCAACGACCACGAGGCGTTCGTGGCCACCCGGGAGCTGGCCCGCGAGCAGCAGATCTTCGCCGGCAACACGTCCGGCTCGGTCTACCGGGTGCTGCACGACGTGGCCCGCCGTACGCCGCCCGGCGGCCGGGTGGTCGGCATCTTCCCCGACCGCGGCGACAGGTACGCCGACACCGTCTACGACGACGACTACTGGGCCGCCACCGGGCTGACCGCGCTGCCGCTGGCCGCCGAGCCGGCAGTGGTCGAGCCCGACACAGTGGTCACCTCGTGGTCGCGGGCGGTCCTCGCCCCGCCGACCGGCCGGCGGTACCTGCTCTTCGTCGAGTCCAACACCACAGGCACCGGGATGCTCGCCCTGCGCCGCGCCGCCGACCTGGGCTTCGACCCGGTGTTGCTGACCGCCGACCCGACCCGCTACGCCGGACTGGGCGACACGGCCGCCGAGGTGGCGGTCTGCGACACCGGGTCGGTTCCCGCGCTGCGCGCGTTCGTGCAGGCCCGCTACCGCCGCGACGAGCTGGCCGGGGTGACGAGCACCAGCGACTTCTTCGTCCCGGCGGTGGCCGAGCTGGCCGGCTGGCTCGGGCTGCCCGGCAACCCCGTCGACGCGGTGCTGAGCTGCCGGGACAAGGGTCGGCTGCGCACGACGCTTGACGCCGCCGGGGTGCGCCAACCTCGACACGTGCTCGTCGAGGAGAGTCCGGACGACACGCTCGCCGGCCGGGTCGCCGCGGCGGTCGACCAGGTGGGCCTGCCGTGCGTGGTGAAGCCCGTCGACGACTCCGGGTCCAACGGCGTCCGGCTCTGCGCCACTGCCGCCGAGGCGCTGGCCCAGGCCGAGCGCGTCCTCGCCGTACGCCACAACGTGCGTGGCCTGCCCACGGCCCGGCGGGTGCTTGTGGAGGAGTACCTGGAGGGGCCGGAGGTGAGCGTGGAGCTGTTCGGCACGGGTGACGCCCAGCACTGCCTGGGCATCACCGACAAGCAGGTCGACAGGCCGCCGCACTTCGTGGAGCGGCGGCACGTGTTCCCGGCGGGGCTGTCCCCGGCGCTCGCCACGGAGGTGGTCGACCTGGTCCGCCGCGCACTGGCGGCGGTCGGCATGAGCGTCGGCGCCACCCACAGCGAGGTGCGGCTCACCCCGGCCGGGCCGGCCCTGATCGAGATCAACCCGCGGCCGGCCGGCGGCATGATTCCCGAGCTGATCCGGGCCGCGACAGGTGTGGAGCTGCTCGACCAGCAACTGCGCGCGGCCACCGGACTGCCGGTGACGCTCACACCGACACGCAAGGGGTACGCGGGCATCCGTTTCCTGACCGCCGACCGCACCGGCGCCCTGGCCGGCGTGGACGGGGTGGACCGGGCCGAACGATGCGCGGGGGTGCTGCGGGTGACAGTCACCGCCCGCGCGGGCACGCGTGTGCGGCCACCGGAGAACGCGTACGACCGGGTGGGGCACGTCATCGCCGTCGGAGACGACGCCGGGCAGGTGCTCACCGCCCTCGCCGAGGCCAGTGACCTGCTCACGGTCCGGGTGGACGTGCCGTGA